One genomic region from Reichenbachiella ulvae encodes:
- a CDS encoding WG repeat-containing protein — protein MKHSKSTKAILLALSLIFLSLDNFAQDYVAWARTGKYWSLIDQSGNTIIDANKEIRKVSPFYAGYAHALIGKKWFYASQDGQLISTPDLENVDIFSENRGGFELDGLWGYFDENGQIAITPKYEAIKPFKNGKAWVRLDGNWFLIDKSGSILSQSYEDFHYFNNGYARVRKGDNWGFINEQYKEVAGGLKYQKNEDFYNGKAWVESGGLWGVIDEQGNYVIPPTFEKVSGFFKKDYAVVRKGDFFGILHVSGKEILPTKYQAIKGFDEGVAAFKEGDLWGFVSMDGAIVSGASFDAFKKFDNGNARVRRGDEWGYLTRSGEIKLMGQFDDIDDFVNGRAKVRKEDFWGFIDENFQIAITPQYEKVDHFYAESTQALTTEGKWIFIDNNGNQLPGTSSYERAEGFFRNLASDTDYSCEQDPFSNVINKTGFGFSFNTSLFRQADIMPLNVARVNIDGDWAYISKNGEIIESNLDHAEAFINGYARFEKNGKWGFLDQNGQVAVQPQYDDVKDMTEYCK, from the coding sequence ATGAAACATTCTAAATCCACTAAGGCTATCCTTTTAGCTTTATCACTTATTTTCTTATCGCTAGACAACTTTGCTCAGGATTACGTAGCATGGGCAAGAACAGGAAAGTATTGGTCACTCATTGATCAATCAGGTAACACAATCATTGATGCAAATAAGGAAATCAGGAAAGTAAGTCCTTTTTACGCTGGTTATGCGCATGCATTGATTGGCAAAAAATGGTTCTATGCTTCTCAGGACGGACAATTAATTTCCACACCAGACTTAGAAAATGTAGATATATTTAGCGAAAACAGAGGAGGATTCGAATTGGACGGTCTCTGGGGGTATTTTGATGAAAACGGTCAAATAGCCATCACTCCTAAATACGAAGCAATCAAACCATTTAAAAACGGAAAAGCATGGGTAAGATTAGATGGGAATTGGTTTTTAATTGATAAATCTGGGTCTATTCTATCTCAAAGCTATGAAGACTTTCACTATTTCAACAATGGTTATGCCCGTGTTCGTAAGGGAGACAATTGGGGATTCATCAATGAGCAATACAAAGAGGTAGCAGGCGGTTTAAAATATCAAAAAAACGAAGATTTCTATAATGGAAAGGCATGGGTAGAATCTGGTGGACTTTGGGGGGTAATTGACGAACAAGGCAACTATGTCATTCCACCAACATTTGAGAAAGTTAGTGGCTTTTTCAAAAAAGATTACGCTGTTGTAAGAAAAGGAGATTTCTTCGGGATTCTTCATGTAAGCGGCAAGGAAATACTCCCCACGAAATATCAAGCTATCAAAGGGTTTGATGAAGGAGTGGCAGCATTTAAGGAGGGGGATTTGTGGGGATTTGTTTCCATGGATGGAGCAATTGTTTCAGGCGCTAGTTTTGATGCTTTCAAAAAATTCGATAATGGAAATGCCAGAGTAAGAAGAGGAGATGAATGGGGTTATCTCACTCGTTCAGGTGAAATCAAATTAATGGGCCAATTTGATGATATTGATGACTTTGTAAATGGGAGGGCAAAGGTTAGAAAAGAAGATTTTTGGGGATTTATTGATGAGAATTTTCAAATTGCCATTACTCCACAGTATGAAAAAGTAGACCATTTCTATGCAGAAAGCACACAAGCTTTAACTACAGAGGGTAAATGGATATTCATTGATAATAATGGAAATCAATTACCTGGCACCAGTTCCTATGAACGAGCCGAAGGTTTCTTTAGAAATTTAGCCTCAGACACAGATTATTCTTGTGAACAAGATCCCTTCAGCAATGTTATCAATAAAACAGGATTTGGTTTTTCATTCAATACGTCCTTATTCAGACAAGCAGACATAATGCCTTTAAATGTGGCTAGAGTTAATATTGATGGGGATTGGGCTTATATCTCAAAAAATGGTGAGATCATTGAATCCAATCTTGATCATGCAGAAGCATTTATCAATGGGTATGCTCGGTTTGAGAAAAATGGAAAATGGGGTTTCTTAGATCAAAACGGACAAGTCGCAGTTCAACCTCAATATGATGATGTCAAAGACATGACTGAATATTGCAAATAA
- a CDS encoding response regulator transcription factor yields MPLTQTVIIADTNYLSLQGLQLIVSEQPDLELVESLGQLDQVNQFEQNDHNIYIVNISRDTDMLCRKALEWNRKSKVLVISDTRNEFHIQQLWKNGINSIVTNHCSEDEISQAIRHLANDEKFYCNTILDLLTDSKNKTTIEELTNRELEVLDLIVKGKSSKDISEELFLSHHTVNSHRKNILKKLNLKSPAELIIYALDHGFSQ; encoded by the coding sequence GTGCCGTTAACTCAAACTGTAATCATCGCTGACACCAATTACCTAAGTTTACAGGGTTTGCAACTCATTGTAAGCGAACAACCCGATTTAGAATTAGTTGAATCCCTAGGGCAATTGGATCAGGTCAATCAGTTTGAGCAGAATGACCACAACATCTATATAGTCAACATCAGTAGGGACACAGACATGCTCTGTCGCAAAGCTCTGGAATGGAACCGTAAGTCAAAAGTATTAGTGATATCGGATACAAGAAATGAATTCCACATTCAGCAGCTTTGGAAAAACGGCATCAACAGCATAGTCACCAACCACTGCAGCGAAGACGAAATCTCTCAGGCAATCAGACATCTCGCGAATGATGAGAAGTTTTATTGCAACACCATTCTTGACTTGCTGACAGACAGTAAGAATAAGACAACCATTGAGGAACTCACCAATAGGGAACTCGAAGTACTGGATTTAATAGTAAAAGGCAAGAGCTCAAAGGACATATCCGAAGAATTATTTCTAAGCCACCATACGGTCAATTCTCATCGAAAAAACATCCTAAAAAAACTCAATCTCAAATCTCCTGCTGAATTGATCATCTATGCCTTAGATCATGGCTTTAGTCAATAA
- a CDS encoding GlcG/HbpS family heme-binding protein translates to MELKKGIKAINTVIHECLREKKEAVVAVVDSSGELVTFARTDHAPLSSIQLAINKAYTAARTKKTTEQLAQELSEKDPKEIRYYDDPKFVSWPGGIPVFGLNEEFEGAIGISSGNDNEDIELAKIVIESIKPLPPKESKLKLYS, encoded by the coding sequence ATGGAGTTAAAAAAAGGCATTAAAGCAATCAACACTGTCATTCACGAGTGTTTGAGAGAGAAAAAAGAAGCGGTAGTTGCAGTAGTAGATAGCAGCGGGGAACTCGTAACTTTTGCCCGTACAGATCATGCCCCATTGAGTTCTATTCAACTGGCCATCAACAAGGCCTATACGGCAGCCAGAACCAAAAAAACTACTGAGCAGTTGGCTCAAGAGCTTTCTGAAAAAGACCCTAAAGAAATCAGATACTACGACGACCCAAAATTTGTTTCCTGGCCAGGTGGCATCCCTGTATTTGGTCTCAATGAGGAATTTGAAGGGGCCATTGGAATTAGTTCTGGAAATGACAATGAAGATATCGAGTTGGCTAAGATTGTAATAGAATCAATCAAGCCACTCCCACCCAAAGAATCCAAACTCAAACTTTACTCCTAA
- the thiH gene encoding 2-iminoacetate synthase ThiH, with protein sequence MSFKEVFDQYHWDDIKSSIYNKTAEDVERALRHSDRDIEDFKALISPAAAPYLEQMAQISHELTLQRFGNTMQLYAPLYLSNECQNICTYCGFSLDNKIRRKTLNDIEIAREVKAVKDMGFQHILLVTGEANQTVGVDYIERAIKQIRPHFANVSMEVQPLDQEDYERLIQQGLHSVLVYQETYHKADYKIHHPKGKKSNFYYRLETPDRLGKAGIHKMGLGALIGLEDWRVDSFFVALHLDYLERKYWKTKYSLSFPRLRPFSGGLEPKVEMVDRELVQLICTYRLFNQEVELSLSTRETNQFRNHAIKLGITTMSAGSKTNPGGYAVEPQSLEQFEISDERSPEVIKTILEQNGYEPVWKDWDLALESAI encoded by the coding sequence ATGAGCTTTAAAGAAGTATTTGATCAATACCACTGGGATGATATTAAATCATCCATCTATAACAAAACAGCAGAGGATGTAGAACGTGCACTCCGTCATTCAGACAGAGACATAGAAGACTTCAAAGCCTTGATCTCTCCTGCTGCGGCTCCCTATCTGGAGCAAATGGCGCAAATTAGCCATGAATTGACTTTACAGCGATTTGGCAACACGATGCAGCTATATGCCCCCTTGTACCTGTCCAATGAATGCCAAAACATATGCACCTACTGTGGTTTTAGTCTGGACAACAAGATCAGAAGAAAAACCCTGAATGATATTGAAATAGCGAGGGAGGTAAAAGCGGTCAAGGACATGGGCTTTCAACATATTTTGCTCGTAACTGGAGAGGCCAATCAGACTGTAGGAGTTGACTATATCGAACGTGCCATCAAACAAATCCGTCCTCATTTCGCCAATGTCAGTATGGAAGTACAACCTTTGGATCAGGAGGACTACGAACGTTTGATCCAACAAGGTTTGCATTCGGTTTTGGTATATCAAGAAACTTACCACAAGGCTGACTACAAAATCCACCACCCCAAAGGAAAAAAATCAAACTTTTACTACAGATTGGAAACTCCCGATAGACTGGGTAAGGCGGGTATTCACAAAATGGGCTTAGGTGCATTGATCGGTCTGGAAGACTGGAGAGTTGATAGCTTTTTTGTAGCTCTTCATCTCGACTATTTGGAGAGAAAATATTGGAAGACCAAATACAGCCTTTCCTTCCCAAGGTTAAGACCATTTTCAGGTGGATTAGAACCAAAGGTTGAAATGGTTGACCGTGAATTGGTTCAGCTGATTTGTACCTATAGACTTTTCAATCAAGAGGTAGAACTCTCACTTTCCACTCGCGAAACGAACCAGTTCAGAAATCACGCTATCAAGCTAGGGATCACCACCATGAGTGCAGGATCAAAAACCAATCCTGGTGGCTATGCAGTTGAGCCTCAATCACTAGAACAATTCGAGATTTCGGATGAAAGAAGCCCTGAGGTCATTAAAACAATTCTAGAACAAAATGGCTATGAACCAGTTTGGAAGGATTGGGACTTGGCTTTGGAATCGGCCATTTGA
- a CDS encoding CvfB family protein, with product MHIGEFNTLKVNRFTDNGAYLIDEESEEVLLPNKYVAEGLEIGNEVKVFVYTDSQDRNVATTLTPLAQIKEFACMKVKDVSQYGAFLDWGLEKDLFVPFSEQDRRLKKGQWVTVYTYLDSITKRVAASARIHLFLSREIEGLTEGDEVEIVIGETTINGIRVIINQKYQGLLYENETFEELIKGSKRKAFIKKLREDGKIDVSLRKGGMHDLEAGAQKILDYLESHDGTLPLHDKSSPEEIQEMLQMSKKNFKKSLGILYKQKRIKLEDEEVKLS from the coding sequence ATGCATATAGGTGAATTTAACACCCTCAAGGTTAATCGTTTTACAGACAATGGTGCTTATCTAATAGACGAGGAATCCGAAGAAGTACTCTTGCCCAACAAGTATGTAGCAGAAGGCCTGGAAATAGGTAATGAAGTCAAAGTGTTCGTGTACACAGATTCACAGGATAGAAATGTGGCTACCACACTCACTCCATTAGCTCAGATTAAGGAATTTGCCTGTATGAAGGTCAAGGACGTATCTCAGTATGGGGCTTTTCTGGACTGGGGATTGGAGAAAGACCTTTTCGTTCCTTTTAGCGAGCAAGACCGAAGATTGAAAAAAGGACAATGGGTAACGGTCTATACCTATCTGGATAGTATCACCAAAAGAGTAGCTGCCAGTGCACGAATCCATCTTTTCCTTAGTCGAGAAATCGAAGGGCTAACCGAAGGAGATGAAGTCGAAATTGTGATTGGCGAAACCACAATCAACGGCATCAGAGTCATCATCAATCAGAAATATCAGGGTCTGCTATATGAAAATGAGACCTTCGAGGAGCTGATAAAGGGTAGTAAAAGAAAGGCTTTCATCAAAAAACTAAGGGAAGATGGCAAGATTGATGTATCCCTCAGAAAAGGAGGAATGCACGATCTGGAAGCTGGAGCTCAAAAAATACTAGATTATCTGGAATCACATGATGGTACCCTCCCCTTGCATGACAAGAGTAGTCCGGAAGAAATTCAGGAAATGCTTCAAATGAGCAAAAAGAACTTCAAAAAATCACTTGGGATCCTATACAAACAAAAGAGAATCAAACTAGAAGACGAAGAGGTAAAGCTGAGTTAA
- a CDS encoding WD40 repeat domain-containing protein — MTIRTLSFLFLLLSSLTLQAQVQDSSYIDELKEEISILKTTELIQSMSQRSEIMPSYHTELKALIAKQAYDFWVENEGEKYVSHKNVYAALYYANKYLNYDSTTFQSYNQVMAHSESVVSLKFGPDSSTFYSAGSDGRVLKWNLNDIKGIPTVLYQGDHLIKSIDVSHDGQILMITSKSDGIFFVKTKDILSEGETISHDPELVQNATFFPNEYKYLTVNQSGQIRIKGFNVDSTLNRSNNQAVNTIMIDESGKEVFLGGKKGQLEIINDRSDSSYFIPELFAINALAISPDKKLLAIGREKGDAVLYDLEKKKIKRIISGHQSAVTDVDFSNDNQHLLTASRDATTRIWDINNSRVMPLILDDHEDWVFCAKFTPDGKRVVTGSKDKHIRVWTIDFEQLADRICQLVDRNLTADEWDEYVGDTFSYQETCPNIEN, encoded by the coding sequence ATGACCATCCGAACTTTATCCTTTTTGTTTCTTCTCCTATCGTCGCTGACTCTACAAGCACAAGTACAGGACAGCTCATATATTGATGAATTGAAGGAAGAAATAAGCATTCTAAAAACCACCGAGCTGATTCAATCCATGTCTCAACGCTCGGAGATCATGCCTTCCTATCACACTGAACTAAAGGCGCTAATTGCCAAGCAAGCCTATGATTTTTGGGTAGAAAACGAAGGCGAAAAATACGTTTCACATAAAAACGTATATGCTGCGCTCTATTATGCCAACAAGTACCTCAACTATGATTCGACTACCTTTCAATCTTACAATCAGGTCATGGCACATAGCGAGTCTGTGGTATCCCTCAAGTTTGGGCCTGATTCCAGTACATTTTATTCCGCTGGCTCAGATGGCAGGGTACTCAAATGGAACCTGAATGACATCAAAGGAATACCCACAGTGCTTTATCAGGGCGATCATCTAATCAAATCGATAGACGTCAGTCACGATGGTCAGATCCTTATGATTACTTCCAAGTCTGACGGAATATTCTTTGTAAAAACTAAAGATATCTTAAGCGAAGGTGAAACGATCAGCCATGATCCCGAGTTAGTACAGAATGCAACCTTCTTCCCCAACGAATACAAATACCTGACAGTCAATCAATCGGGTCAAATCAGAATCAAAGGTTTCAATGTCGATTCCACGCTCAACAGAAGCAACAACCAGGCAGTAAACACCATCATGATAGATGAAAGTGGAAAAGAAGTATTCCTAGGGGGTAAAAAAGGCCAGCTAGAAATCATCAATGACCGATCAGACTCCTCCTATTTCATTCCAGAGCTTTTTGCCATCAATGCACTCGCCATCAGCCCGGACAAAAAGCTCCTGGCCATTGGTCGAGAAAAGGGGGATGCTGTACTTTATGATTTGGAAAAGAAGAAAATCAAAAGAATCATTTCCGGTCATCAGTCAGCTGTGACTGACGTAGATTTTAGCAACGACAATCAACATTTACTCACTGCGAGCAGAGATGCGACTACCCGTATTTGGGATATCAATAACTCTCGGGTGATGCCATTAATCCTGGATGATCATGAAGACTGGGTTTTCTGTGCCAAATTTACTCCAGATGGCAAACGGGTCGTAACAGGAAGCAAAGACAAGCATATCAGAGTCTGGACCATAGATTTCGAACAACTTGCCGATCGCATTTGTCAATTGGTGGACAGAAACCTGACCGCTGATGAATGGGATGAATATGTCGGGGACACCTTTTCTTACCAAGAAACATGTCCCAACATCGAGAATTAA
- a CDS encoding thiamine phosphate synthase, translating to MISRLHYISQETNGKSHVENIEEACKAGVDWVQLRVKNKTDDELLSIAKEAKEVCKKHKAKLIINDHVQVAKKVKAHGVHLGKQDMAPKEAREILGDRPYIGGTANTWEDIQRLAEAKVDYIGLGPFRHTETKDNLSPVLGIKGISAILNNMIIEDLHIPIIAIGGIQVEDVFDLQLSGCHGVAIASLINTSEDKKETITEIKYCLPDGDF from the coding sequence ATGATAAGCAGATTGCATTATATCTCTCAGGAAACAAATGGAAAAAGTCATGTCGAAAATATAGAAGAGGCATGTAAAGCAGGAGTTGACTGGGTACAATTAAGAGTAAAAAACAAAACAGATGATGAGCTTTTGTCTATTGCCAAAGAGGCTAAGGAAGTTTGCAAAAAACACAAGGCCAAGCTCATCATCAATGACCATGTTCAGGTAGCCAAAAAGGTAAAAGCCCATGGTGTGCATTTGGGCAAACAAGACATGGCCCCTAAAGAAGCCAGGGAAATCCTTGGAGATCGACCTTATATCGGCGGAACAGCCAATACCTGGGAGGATATCCAAAGGCTGGCAGAAGCGAAGGTTGATTACATAGGATTAGGCCCATTTAGACATACTGAGACCAAAGATAATCTTAGTCCTGTTTTAGGAATAAAGGGTATATCTGCAATCCTTAACAACATGATAATAGAGGACCTCCATATACCAATTATTGCTATTGGAGGCATACAGGTTGAAGATGTTTTCGACCTGCAATTATCAGGCTGTCATGGAGTGGCAATTGCATCATTGATCAATACTTCAGAAGACAAGAAAGAAACAATCACCGAAATCAAATATTGCTTACCAGATGGAGACTTTTAA
- the thiS gene encoding sulfur carrier protein ThiS → MKFKLNNEELNRQESQIELIPLLKEKKLYIDRGIAVAINDEILPKSNWDNYLVKENDNILIITATQGG, encoded by the coding sequence ATGAAATTCAAATTGAACAACGAGGAGCTGAACCGTCAGGAAAGTCAAATTGAACTGATTCCTTTATTAAAGGAAAAAAAACTGTATATTGATAGAGGAATTGCAGTGGCTATCAACGACGAAATTCTCCCCAAGTCCAATTGGGATAATTACCTCGTAAAAGAAAACGACAATATTTTAATAATCACCGCAACTCAGGGTGGCTAA
- the thiC gene encoding phosphomethylpyrimidine synthase ThiC, which translates to MAKVDQIPREEKITRDPFPASKKIYVKGEIHDIKVAMREIELNDTVLKFNPSAPKEKNPAVTVYDTSGPYTDPNVDIDVRKGLPKLREEWIWNRNDVEELEGITSNYGQKRLNDQSLDDLRFEYLAKPKRAKKGQNVTQLHYAKKGIITPEMEYIAIRENQKIEEWNHLNVQHPGESFGANTPKGKITPEFVRDEIAAGRAIIPNNINHPESEPMIIGRNFLVKINANIGNSAVSSSIEEEVEKAVWACHWGADTIMDLSTGKNIHETREWILRNSPVPIGTVPIYQALEKVNGKAEDLTWEIFRDTLIEQAEQGVDYFTIHAGVLLRYIPLTAKRVTGIVSRGGSIMAKWCLAHHKESFLYTHFEEICEIMKAYDVAFSLGDGLRPGSLADANDEAQFGELETLGELTKIAWKHDIQVMIEGPGHVPMHMIKENMEKQLEECQEAPFYTLGPLTTDIAPGYDHITSGIGAAMIGWYGCAMLCYVTPKEHLGLPNKKDVKDGVITYKIAAHAADLAKGHPGAQYRDNALSKARFEFRWEDQFNLSLDPDTAREFHDETLPAEGAKVAHFCSMCGPNFCSMKITQDVREFAAENKLTEQDALNKGMEEKAKEFTEKGSEIYLEQ; encoded by the coding sequence ATGGCTAAAGTAGATCAAATTCCAAGAGAAGAGAAAATCACAAGAGACCCCTTCCCCGCTTCGAAAAAAATATATGTCAAAGGAGAGATTCATGACATCAAAGTAGCGATGCGTGAGATTGAGCTCAATGACACAGTGCTAAAGTTTAACCCTTCTGCCCCTAAAGAAAAAAACCCTGCAGTCACTGTCTATGATACCAGTGGTCCATACACGGATCCTAATGTGGACATTGATGTTAGAAAAGGACTTCCTAAACTCAGAGAAGAGTGGATATGGAATAGAAATGATGTAGAAGAATTAGAAGGAATCACATCCAATTATGGTCAGAAAAGATTGAATGATCAATCTCTGGATGATTTAAGGTTTGAGTACCTGGCCAAGCCGAAAAGAGCAAAGAAAGGCCAGAACGTGACTCAGCTTCACTATGCCAAAAAGGGCATCATTACTCCGGAGATGGAATATATCGCCATCCGTGAGAATCAAAAAATTGAAGAGTGGAACCACTTGAACGTTCAGCATCCGGGCGAAAGCTTTGGAGCGAATACTCCAAAAGGAAAAATCACTCCTGAATTTGTAAGAGATGAGATTGCCGCTGGACGAGCCATCATCCCTAACAACATCAACCACCCGGAATCAGAACCGATGATCATTGGTAGAAACTTCCTGGTTAAAATCAACGCCAACATCGGTAATTCTGCTGTTAGCTCTTCCATCGAGGAAGAAGTAGAAAAAGCAGTTTGGGCCTGCCACTGGGGAGCTGATACCATTATGGACCTCTCTACTGGTAAGAACATTCACGAAACACGTGAATGGATTCTAAGAAATTCTCCAGTGCCGATTGGTACTGTGCCTATCTACCAGGCTTTAGAAAAAGTAAATGGTAAGGCTGAAGATTTGACATGGGAGATTTTCAGAGACACTTTGATTGAGCAAGCAGAGCAAGGTGTGGATTATTTCACTATCCATGCAGGTGTACTTTTGAGATACATTCCACTTACTGCCAAGCGCGTAACCGGTATCGTATCTAGAGGGGGATCTATCATGGCCAAGTGGTGTTTGGCTCATCACAAAGAAAGTTTCCTCTATACACATTTTGAAGAGATCTGTGAAATCATGAAAGCTTACGATGTAGCCTTCTCTTTGGGGGATGGTCTTCGCCCAGGTTCATTGGCAGACGCCAATGATGAAGCACAGTTTGGTGAGCTGGAAACTCTTGGAGAACTGACGAAAATCGCCTGGAAACATGACATACAAGTGATGATAGAAGGTCCAGGTCACGTACCTATGCATATGATTAAAGAAAACATGGAAAAGCAACTAGAAGAGTGCCAAGAAGCGCCTTTCTACACGCTTGGACCATTGACTACTGATATTGCACCAGGTTATGACCACATTACTTCTGGTATTGGGGCTGCCATGATTGGCTGGTATGGCTGTGCGATGCTTTGTTATGTTACGCCTAAAGAGCATTTGGGTCTCCCAAACAAGAAGGACGTAAAAGATGGAGTAATTACATACAAAATTGCTGCCCATGCTGCAGATTTGGCTAAAGGTCATCCTGGAGCACAATACCGTGACAATGCCCTATCGAAAGCAAGATTTGAATTTAGATGGGAAGATCAGTTCAACTTATCACTAGATCCAGATACTGCTAGAGAGTTTCATGACGAAACCCTACCTGCAGAGGGAGCCAAAGTAGCTCACTTCTGCTCGATGTGCGGACCTAATTTCTGCTCAATGAAAATCACACAAGATGTGAGAGAATTTGCAGCAGAAAACAAACTCACTGAGCAAGATGCCCTGAACAAAGGCATGGAAGAAAAAGCGAAGGAGTTTACGGAAAAAGGAAGCGAAATATATTTAGAACAATAA
- a CDS encoding thiazole synthase yields METFKIADKEFNSRLFTGTGKFKNSQLMKEALEASESELVTVALKRVDVSDADDQILTHLNHSRINLLPNTSGVRTAKEAVFAANLAREALETNWVKLEIHPDPKYLMPDPIETLKATEELAKQGFIVLPYIHADPVLCKRLEDAGTAAVMPLGSPIGSNKGLKTIDFLDIIIEQANVPVIVDAGIGAPSDAARAMEIGADACLVNTAIAVSDNPVQMAIAFKTAIEAGRMAYEAKLASPVKHAAASSPLTAFLDEL; encoded by the coding sequence ATGGAGACTTTTAAAATAGCAGACAAAGAATTCAATTCCAGATTGTTTACAGGGACAGGTAAGTTCAAAAACAGCCAACTGATGAAAGAAGCTCTTGAGGCTTCTGAATCTGAGTTGGTTACGGTGGCACTTAAAAGAGTAGATGTCTCAGATGCAGATGATCAAATTCTAACGCATCTGAACCACAGTCGTATCAATCTTCTTCCCAATACTTCTGGCGTACGTACTGCCAAAGAAGCGGTCTTTGCAGCTAATCTGGCTCGCGAAGCATTAGAAACCAATTGGGTGAAGCTGGAAATCCATCCCGATCCCAAGTACTTGATGCCAGACCCGATAGAGACGTTAAAAGCTACGGAAGAACTGGCTAAACAAGGTTTCATTGTACTGCCATATATTCATGCCGACCCAGTACTTTGCAAACGACTAGAAGATGCAGGTACTGCTGCCGTGATGCCTTTGGGCTCCCCTATCGGCAGTAACAAGGGGTTGAAAACCATCGACTTTCTAGACATCATCATAGAACAAGCCAACGTACCCGTAATTGTAGATGCCGGAATTGGAGCACCTTCCGACGCTGCGCGTGCCATGGAGATTGGAGCAGATGCTTGTCTGGTCAATACTGCCATTGCCGTATCAGACAATCCAGTACAGATGGCCATTGCCTTCAAAACTGCAATTGAAGCCGGACGCATGGCCTATGAGGCTAAACTAGCGAGTCCTGTCAAGCATGCTGCTGCTAGCAGTCCATTAACAGCATTTTTAGATGAGCTTTAA
- a CDS encoding hydroxymethylpyrimidine/phosphomethylpyrimidine kinase → MAIVKDNLVLSIAGFDPCGGAGILADIQTMHQLKVQGMAVVTALTYQNEDDLWGIEWKDFEPIKSQIDALLADYSFSVVKIGIINGLDLLNKLLQYLEKRIPDAKIIWDPVLKSSSGFDFVKKVESDQFQDILRRVHLITPNRWEFDKISAALGSESWPTNVLKKGGHSDTDDTSDFLILKDGKEVKITGNRIEGKDKHGTGCVLSSAVAAGLNKGESLEDACKNAKAYTEKYLQSGSAKLGRHFEIEA, encoded by the coding sequence ATGGCAATAGTAAAAGATAATCTGGTACTGAGCATCGCAGGATTCGACCCTTGTGGAGGAGCCGGTATTTTGGCCGACATTCAAACCATGCACCAATTAAAGGTGCAGGGCATGGCTGTAGTTACAGCACTCACCTACCAAAATGAAGATGACCTTTGGGGTATCGAATGGAAAGATTTTGAACCTATCAAATCACAAATTGATGCGCTTTTGGCCGACTATAGCTTTTCTGTAGTCAAAATCGGTATCATCAATGGATTGGATTTGCTCAACAAACTGCTTCAATACCTTGAAAAGAGAATACCTGATGCAAAAATCATTTGGGATCCAGTTCTGAAGTCTTCATCAGGTTTCGACTTTGTCAAAAAAGTAGAATCCGATCAGTTTCAGGACATCCTAAGAAGGGTTCACTTGATTACGCCTAATCGTTGGGAGTTTGACAAAATCTCTGCGGCACTAGGCTCTGAATCATGGCCTACTAATGTCCTGAAAAAAGGCGGTCATAGTGACACTGATGACACTAGTGATTTTTTGATCCTAAAGGACGGAAAGGAAGTAAAAATCACCGGAAATAGAATCGAAGGCAAAGACAAACACGGTACAGGCTGTGTACTGTCGTCTGCAGTAGCTGCAGGACTCAATAAAGGTGAATCACTAGAAGACGCTTGTAAAAACGCTAAAGCATATACAGAAAAATACCTTCAATCAGGCTCAGCTAAGCTTGGAAGACATTTTGAAATCGAAGCATGA
- a CDS encoding thiamine phosphate synthase: MEAYPNVGLHWKSHQKVNQSASLRSKSFHSIEEINEEDAKLDYAFLSPIFNSISKQGYKAAFDVSILGEALNMKHPFPIYALGGIDWNNFKQAQEMGFAGFAMLGAFWNMNDNERRFKLLKQITHGNSKR; encoded by the coding sequence ATGGAGGCTTATCCTAATGTTGGATTGCATTGGAAATCCCACCAGAAGGTAAATCAGTCAGCGAGTCTTCGATCAAAGTCATTTCACTCAATTGAGGAAATAAATGAAGAAGATGCAAAACTTGATTATGCTTTTTTGAGTCCTATATTTAATAGTATCTCTAAGCAAGGGTACAAAGCGGCATTTGATGTTTCAATACTAGGAGAAGCATTAAATATGAAGCACCCCTTCCCTATCTATGCTTTGGGTGGAATTGACTGGAACAATTTCAAACAAGCACAAGAGATGGGATTTGCGGGATTCGCAATGCTTGGAGCTTTTTGGAATATGAATGATAACGAAAGACGCTTCAAATTACTTAAACAAATAACTCATGGCAATAGTAAAAGATAA